The Cydia pomonella isolate Wapato2018A chromosome 17, ilCydPomo1, whole genome shotgun sequence genome includes a window with the following:
- the LOC133526913 gene encoding integrator complex subunit 3 homolog, protein MEQAKSSSPKLFMCTAIENKDEIEERYERAYNFFQSLVADCSEKETHDALNNAVCKNHEEVSLGMLMSILTEPHNATKCYRDLTLVTRDGLTCVLNNLSNLILERYLKFQDTTRNQLLWLVKEMIRNSVTGIDSVCWNLMRYASGGDITPKNIFLVESLLDIYIENRAWLDKFPVLICMVVYTYLRLIEDHNIPQLMALRQKEVNFVISLIRERFADVLTLGRDMIRLLQNVARIPEFNQLWQDILTNPKSLCPTFTHVMQVLQTRTSRRYLQSRLTPDMERKLVFLTSQVRFGHHKRYQEWFQRQYLATPESQSLRSDMIRFIVGVIHPTNELLCSDIIPRWAVIGWLLTTCTSNVAASNAKLALFYDWLFYDPEKDNIMNIEPAILVMHHSMRSHPAVTATLLDFLCRIIPNFYPPFADKVKQGIYSSLQQIIEKRVLPNLQPLFDSPKLDRELRTTVRETFKEFCSNGNGEGASGVLAESNEEMPRGPDEPAFSDDEEDPLPIIAEDTDDDDLPLSEVRARERPELAAALPLTLRPLAETLLDDRSAAAGTSLLNACSTSMPTATALADLFTAASQEAPSLKITADPTPAELEIQVNTPIFAMFNFLSKGSDGGETKRKLILETIKEIRAQNAFHGVGYSLLFYLKVCFERDRRAEQDLGKRRNVKFKSEIYRDYCSYLELKIGDSLADDFEKCQECDANVLVWLIPDVYREFKDQAQNHIKLLHVIVSTLDAGQLQRLVCLTLQNNLMMFKSDDITMMLSTSLGWETFEQYCLWQLLTAHDISLEDVLPIIPKLSYKDHAEALTSVLLMLKQGKPSADVLRQLFCRAVQQEDTFVVSTLLYWCQDYEDKVGDLVAVLLSTRYPGTSPNKRKRPGKHSIPPNAPPSAELVLGHLEQMRVNCVEQDDMSIFNMECMQKSLQLAQSNSSDSIRRQYSDLFLLAWEDELPISRRARKLVSNSLPLALSTSLHSSNDDSEEEEIVKPKQAKRRKKAISDSD, encoded by the exons atggAGCAGGCTAAATCTAGTTCACCTAAACTTTTTATGTGCACCGCTATAGAAAACAAGGATGAAATTGAAGAG AGATACGAGAGAGCCTACAACTTCTTCCAATCCCTCGTGGCCGACTGTAGTGAAAAGGAAACACATGACGCCCTCAACAATGCGGTTTGCAAAAATCATGAGGAGGTGTCCCTTGGGATGCTGATGTCCATATTGACAGAGCCCCACAACGCTACGAAATGCTATCGAGATCTAACGCTAGTGACCCGCGACGGACTCACGTGTGTGCTCAACAATCTATCCAATTTGATTCTGGAAAGgtatttaaaatttcaagataCTACTCGAAATCAATTACTATGGTTGGTGAAAGAAATGATAAGGAATTCCGTTACCGGAATAGACAGTGTGTGCTGGAACTTAATGCGTTATGCTTCGGGGGGTGATATTACCCCAAAGAACATATTCTTAGTAGAATCTCTTTTGGATATTTACATTGAGAATAGAGCATGGCTAGACAAATTTCCTGTACTTATTTGTATGGTGGTGTACACATATTTACGATTAATAGAAGACCACAATATTCCACAACTCATGGCCTTGAGGCAGAAAGAAGTGAACTTTGTAATTTCTCTAATAAGAGAAAGATTTGCTGATGTTTTGACGTTGGGGCGGGATATGATCCGATTGCTACAGAATGTGGCTCGCATTCCAGAATTTAATCAACTATGGCAGGACATACTAACAAATCCAAAATCTCTGTGTCCCACCTTTACTCATGTTATGCAAGTTCTACAAACAAGGACTTCTAGAAGGTACCTACAGTCCAGGTTAACACCCGACATGGAAAGGAAATTAGTATTCCTTACATCTCAAGTGAGATTTGGTCATCACAAGAGGTATCAGGAGTGGTTTCAAAGACAATACCTGGCTACTCCGGAGTCACAATCATTACGGAGTGACATGATACGTTTCATTGTTGGTGTGATACATCCAACAAATGAACTTCTTTGCTCAGACATCATTCCGAGATGGGCTGTAATTGGATGGCTATTAACAACCTGTACATCTAATGTTGCTGCTTCCAATGCCAAATTAGCTTTGTTCTATGATTGGTTATTTTATGATCCAGAAAAGGACAACATTATGAACATAGAACCTGCAATATTAGTAATGCACCACTCTATGAGATCACACCCAGCCGTCACTGCTACTTTGTTAGATTTTTTATGTCGAATAATCCCTAACTTTTATCCACCTTTTGCTGACAAAGTTAAGCAAGGAATATATAGTTCCCTTCAGCAGATCATAGAAAAGAGAGTGCTGCCAAATCTTCAACCCTTGTTTGATTCTCCGAAGTTGGATAGAGAATTGCGTACAACAGTGAGAGAGACTTTCAAAGAGTTCTGCAGCAATGGTAACGGGGAAGGTGCTTCTGGGGTGCTTGCAGAGAGTAACGAGGAGATGCCTAGAGGTCCCGATGAGCCCGCATTCTCAGATGATGAAGAAGACCCATTGCCAATTATAGCTGAGGACACAGATGATGACGACTTACCTTTGTCTGAAGTACGTGCGCGCGAAAGACCTGAATTAGCTGCTGCTTTGCCTTTGACGCTGAGGCCTTTAGCGGAGACTCTTCTAGACGACCGTTCCGCCGCCGCCGGGACCTCTCTGCTCAACGCTTGCAGCACATCAATGCCTACAGCTACAGCTCTAGCTGATCTATTCACAGCTGCAAGTCAGGAGGCGCCATCGTTAAAAATCACCGCAGACCCTACTCCAGCTGAACTGGAAATCCAAGTTAACACGCCTATTTTCGCCATGTTCAATTTCCTTTCCAAAGGCAGCGATGGAGGCGAGACTAAACGCAAATTAATACTTGAGACAATCAAAGAGATTCGAGCTCAGAACGCGTTTCACGGCGTCGGATACagtcttttattttacttaaaagtaTGCTTCGAGCGCGACCGGCGCGCCGAACAGGACCTCGGCAAAAGGAGAAACGTGAAATTCAAATCGGAAATTTACCGAGATTATTGTAGTTATTTGGAGCTTAAGATTGGCGACAGTTTGGCGGACGATTTTGAGAAATGTCAAGAATGCGACGCTAACGTTTTGGTGTGGTTGATACCGGATGTGTACAGAGAATTCAAAGATCAGGCTCAAAACCACATTAAGTTATTGCATGTGATAGTTTCCACTTTAGACGCTGGCCAATTACAGCGTCTCGTATGTCTAACGTTGCAGAACAATTTGATGATGTTTAAGTCTGATGACATCACGATGATGCTATCAACCAGTTTAGGGTGGGAGACATTTGAACAGTATTGTCTATGGCAACTTTTGACTGCTCACGACATTTCCCTTGAAGATGTCTTGCCGATAATCCCGAAATTGTCTTATAAGGATCATGCGGAAGCGTTGACGTCTGTTTTACTAATGTTAAAGCAAGGAAAGCCAAGCGCAGATGTGCTGAGACAGCTATTCTGTAGGGCGGTACAGCAGGAAGACACGTTTGTTGTGTCAACATTGTTGTATTGGTGTCAAGATTATGAGGACAAGGTTGGGGATTTGGTGGCGGTGTTATTGAGCACGCGATATCCAGGAACAAGCCCCAACAAGAGAAAACGGCCCGGGAAACACAGCATTCCACCGAATGCTCCTCCTTCTGCTGAACTG GTGCTTGGACATCTAGAGCAGATGAGGGTGAACTGTGTAGAACAAGATGATATGTCAATTTTTAATATGGAATGTATGCAGAAATCACTGCAGTTAGCTCAGTCGAATAGTAGTGATAGTATAAGG AGACAATACAGTGATTTATTTCTACTGGCATGGGAAGATGAGTTGCCAATCTCCAGACGCGCTAGGAAGCTAGTCTCCAATTCACTGCCCCTAGCACTAAGCACTAGCTTGCATTCGTCCAATGATGATAGTGAG GAAGAAGAGATAGTGAAGCCCAAACAGGCGAAACGACGGAAGAAGGCTATCTCCGACAGCGATTGA
- the LOC133526914 gene encoding heterogeneous nuclear ribonucleoprotein M → MDNQREKERDRSKRGDRPSRFSDAQRDRSNDREARSDGKRLFVSNIPYEFRWTELKDLFKEKVGDVAYVELYNDDNGKPRGCGVVEFTNTEAMKKALFVMHRYELNGRKLVLKEETGNERNRVGSARQGGGGGGGGNRNNRDDKDGWGMMKPREPENFNTYGLSLEFLDSINVQPPLVKKVFVANLDYKADRAKIKEIFKMAGKVRNIDLAVDKDGNSRGFAVIEYDHPVEAVQAISMFDKQMLYERRMTVRMDRGNSEKSELRLPEGLKGIGLGLGPNGEPLRDVARNLPQNSNGPSLNLNNSSSSLGAGVLGAVPPAGVALNGLGAGLAANPLASNTLGGGLGLQALGLTGLGALQNQLLQQGLTAGDLATVLTAQAQAQAQVAQATNVGVNVNSGLNLNNDLSALGNNALSSNVMGGNNSMSSGPLSASSRQMVGVTGSGQGYGRDSSVVQQSSRDKSSDMVAITNLPPTVTWQLIREKFSECGDVKFAEMTGPDSAIVRFHKEWDAERAIKMFDRTRIDGRTIDVRFF, encoded by the exons ATGGATAACCAAAGAGAAAAAGAACGCGACCGTTCAAAGCGTGGAGACAGGCCATCCAGGTTTTCCGACGCTCAAAGAGACCGCTCTAATGACCGCGAAGCGCGATCAGATGGAAAACGCTTGTTCGTGTCCAACATTCCATACGAGTTCCGCTGGACTGAgcttaaagatttatttaaggAAAAG GTTGGTGATGTGGCATATGTAGAGCTGTATAATGATGATAATGGAAAACCACGAGGGTGTGGTGTTGTTGAGTTCACTAACACAGAGGCTATGAAAAAAGCTCTCTTTGTAATGCACAGATATGAACTCAATGGAAGGAAGCTAGTGTTGAAAGAAGAGACAG GTAATGAACGCAACAGGGTTGGATCTGCCAGGCAAGGAGGTGGGGGTGGCGGTGGTGGCAACAGGAACAACAGGGATGATAAAGATGG tTGGGGAATGATGAAACCGCGGGAGCCTGAAAACTTCAATACATATGGGCTCAGTCTCGAATTCCTGGACTCCATTAATGTCCAGCCGCCACTAGTGAAGAAAGTTTTTGTTGCCAAT CTTGACTACAAAGCGGATCGTGCCAAAATAAAGGAAATCTTCAAAATGGCGGGTAAAGTGCGTAACATAGACTTAGCGGTGGACAAAGATGGCAACAGCAGGGGATTCGCCGTTATCGAGTACGACCATCCTGTTGAAGCCGTGCAG GCAATATCCATGTTCGACAAGCAAATGTTATACGAACGTCGAATGACAGTCCGAATGGACCGAGGCAACTCGGAAAAGTCAGAACTAAGACTGCCGGAAGGTCTAAAAGGCATCGGCTTAGGTTTAGGACCTAACGGCGAACCATTAAGAGACGTGGCAAGGAATCTGCCTCAGAACTCGAACGGTCCGAGCTTGAACCTGAACAACAGTAGCTCCTCGCTGGGCGCGGGCGTGCTGGGCGCCGTGCCGCCGGCCGGCGTCGCGCTCAACGGGCTCGGCGCCGGCCTGGCCGCCAACCCGCTCGCCAGCAACACGCTGGGCGGAGGCCTGGGGCTGCAG GCTCTGGGTCTAACGGGGCTCGGAGCCCTCCAGAACCAGCTGCTGCAGCAGGGCCTGACGGCCGGCGACCTGGCCACGGTGCTGACGGCGCAGGCGCAGGCGCAGGCGCAGGTGGCGCAGGCTACCAATGTCGGGGTCAATGTCAACTCCGGCCTCAACCTGAATAATGATTTGAGTGCGCTTGGAAATAATGCTTTGAGCAGTAATGTCATGGGAGGGAATAATTCTATGAGCAGCGGGCCGCTTTCAG cttCGAGCAGACAAATGGTCGGAGTGACTGGCTCTGGACAAGGCTACGGACGGGACTCCAGCGTCGTCCAACAGAGCTCTCGAGACAAGTCGTCCGACATGGTTGCTATCACTAAT CTCCCGCCGACCGTGACGTGGCAGCTGATCCGCGAGAAGTTCAGCGAGTGCGGCGACGTCAAGTTCGCGGAGATGACCGGCCCCGACTCCGCCATCGTGCGCTTCCACAAGGAGTGGGACGCCGAGCGCGCCATCA AAATGTTCGACAGGACCCGCATTGACGGAAGAACTATTGACGTCAGATTTTTCTGA